The proteins below come from a single Phycisphaeraceae bacterium genomic window:
- a CDS encoding glycosyltransferase yields MSCRYHCAVRVVIVTDEPFVSRERTLIRRLLVGLADEGVRAQVAVPVEVAHAVELDVVGPVIPFECRGTWLSRQLRAQRLADSILASAPDVPVDVVHVMGGSAWGLASDVARRLRSIVVFEVWRAGLSDRSRAMRVAGDHRVAFFTSSPGIERTLLREGAGLVVRLTPWGVHAPSRPNPVLRPGRPPAIVLAGSGRNTSSFLAAFRGACLTLDEFPDAMLFVDADAARRAGIWKLAQAAGLLDRVSLIDAVEERRDLVVRNDILLYPDHRGEQRTLLLDAMAAGMCVIAHADPLVTCLIPDQTARVLNDPSEEIWSAELRRTLKLPNEARALGLSARERIRTDYRATNHVRSVLDGYEWLTTSDAVAFRETAR; encoded by the coding sequence ATGTCATGCCGATACCATTGCGCTGTGCGTGTCGTGATCGTCACCGATGAACCCTTTGTCAGCCGCGAGCGAACGCTCATCCGTCGTTTGCTTGTAGGGCTGGCCGATGAAGGCGTCAGAGCGCAGGTGGCAGTTCCTGTAGAAGTCGCACACGCTGTCGAACTCGACGTTGTCGGACCGGTCATTCCGTTCGAGTGCCGCGGGACATGGCTCTCGCGACAGTTGCGTGCACAGCGCCTCGCCGACTCAATTCTGGCCAGTGCCCCCGATGTTCCCGTAGACGTCGTGCATGTCATGGGAGGGTCTGCCTGGGGGCTGGCATCCGATGTCGCCCGTCGCTTGCGCTCCATCGTCGTCTTTGAGGTCTGGCGAGCGGGCCTGAGCGATCGCTCTCGTGCCATGCGCGTCGCGGGCGATCATCGTGTGGCGTTCTTCACCTCTTCGCCAGGGATCGAACGCACACTGCTGCGCGAAGGTGCTGGGCTTGTCGTGCGTCTGACGCCTTGGGGGGTTCACGCACCCAGTCGCCCGAATCCGGTGCTGCGACCTGGGAGGCCGCCAGCCATCGTCCTTGCAGGAAGCGGGCGCAATACCTCTTCATTCTTGGCGGCGTTCAGAGGAGCATGCCTCACACTCGACGAATTTCCTGACGCCATGCTCTTCGTCGACGCCGACGCCGCACGCCGGGCCGGTATCTGGAAGCTCGCTCAGGCTGCAGGCTTGCTCGATCGCGTTTCGCTCATCGATGCCGTCGAGGAACGCCGCGACCTCGTCGTCCGCAACGACATCCTCCTCTACCCGGATCACCGAGGCGAGCAACGCACGCTCCTCCTCGATGCCATGGCCGCCGGCATGTGCGTCATCGCACACGCCGACCCCTTGGTAACTTGCCTGATCCCCGATCAGACCGCACGCGTGCTCAACGACCCGTCAGAAGAAATCTGGTCCGCTGAACTCCGCCGCACGCTCAAACTTCCGAACGAGGCGCGAGCCCTCGGTTTGTCGGCTCGCGAGCGCATCCGCACCGACTATCGGGCCACGAACCATGTGCGAAGTGTCCTTGACGGATACGAATGGCTCACGACTTCGGACGCTGTCGCGTTCCGCGAAACGGCCCGCTGA
- a CDS encoding ABC transporter ATP-binding protein: MNATAARPILRVEDLALSFSNGTADRVSAVNGVKLTLYPRQTLAVVGESGCGKSVTALSTLRLIPTPPGRFDRGRILFERQNGQHIDLLALDDRAIREVRGREIAMIFQEPMTSLNPVFTIGDQIIEAITLHQNVNRKQAIEVAAQALTDVGITNPKARLRAYPHEFSGGMRQRVMIAMALACEPRVLLADEPTTALDVTIQAQILDLLGALKQSRDLAIMLITHDLGVVAERADVVCVMYAGRVVEYAPVRVLFDKPMHPYTRGLLACIPRLGEQRDRLETIAQTIADKESFGQIEYQGRSFLPWWPWHTPPEGLNAPALLEVEPQHWVGVWADPNMNEGSFPDIAPVDIQPRN, encoded by the coding sequence ATGAACGCGACCGCTGCCCGCCCGATACTTCGTGTCGAAGACCTCGCTCTGTCATTTTCCAATGGCACAGCCGATCGCGTCTCCGCAGTCAATGGTGTCAAACTGACCCTCTACCCGCGGCAGACCCTTGCGGTCGTCGGTGAATCGGGGTGCGGCAAATCCGTCACAGCCTTGAGCACGCTTCGCCTCATTCCTACCCCGCCGGGGCGATTCGATCGCGGACGAATTCTCTTCGAGCGTCAGAACGGCCAGCATATCGATCTCCTCGCACTCGATGATCGAGCAATCCGCGAGGTGCGAGGCCGCGAAATCGCCATGATCTTTCAAGAGCCGATGACAAGCCTCAATCCAGTCTTCACCATCGGCGACCAGATCATCGAAGCGATCACGCTGCATCAGAACGTCAATCGCAAGCAGGCGATCGAGGTCGCGGCGCAGGCACTGACCGATGTCGGCATCACCAATCCAAAGGCACGACTTCGGGCTTACCCGCACGAGTTCAGCGGCGGAATGCGACAACGCGTCATGATCGCCATGGCTCTGGCCTGCGAGCCACGCGTATTGCTGGCCGACGAACCGACCACCGCGCTCGATGTCACCATTCAGGCACAAATCCTCGATCTGCTTGGTGCCCTCAAGCAATCCCGAGACTTGGCGATCATGCTTATCACGCACGATCTCGGCGTTGTCGCAGAACGTGCCGATGTTGTCTGTGTCATGTATGCCGGTCGGGTGGTCGAATACGCACCCGTTCGCGTGCTCTTCGATAAACCCATGCACCCGTACACACGCGGGCTGCTCGCCTGCATCCCTCGTCTCGGCGAGCAGCGCGACCGCCTCGAAACCATTGCCCAGACCATTGCTGATAAAGAAAGCTTCGGGCAGATTGAATACCAGGGACGTTCATTCCTTCCCTGGTGGCCCTGGCATACCCCGCCCGAGGGCTTGAATGCGCCCGCACTTCTCGAGGTTGAGCCACAGCATTGGGTCGGTGTCTGGGCCGATCCAAACATGAATGAAGGCAGTTTTCCCGATATTGCCCCCGTCGACATTCAGCCTCGAAACTGA
- a CDS encoding ABC transporter permease produces the protein MSESATQTPTLNAPVVARENPLTRSVAGMIGIGFLTLIMLLSFISAPWTFGWARTPDGTVLNTARYEAGNPQQARVQPSWWPAHADTIDRLIETAPPEHLEPALEHVARQFGLTPNAVLASTDPDVNAAIIERLGDAWPRFVVGSDALGRSLGVRLLAGGTISLGIGLAAAFISVLIGTLYGATAGYAGGRLDAMMMRIVDVLYGLPYILLVVLIAVAADGMIDRFQRAAISNRTADRINYIERQIAIEPQASPDRVAQFEADALARFGTGELSNRQRTRIDVLALLLAIGGVSWLTMARVVRGQVLSLKAQPFVEAARAIGAPVHWIFLRHLLPNLLGPIIVYTTLTVPQAILQESFLSFLGIGVKPPLPSWGNLAADGLSELNRHRSHWWLLFFPCLMLGATLLALNFVGEGLREAFDPRRAKR, from the coding sequence ATGTCCGAGTCTGCCACCCAAACTCCCACGCTCAATGCGCCCGTCGTCGCACGCGAAAATCCGTTGACCCGCAGCGTCGCGGGCATGATCGGTATCGGGTTTCTTACGCTCATCATGCTGCTGAGTTTCATCTCGGCACCCTGGACCTTTGGCTGGGCACGCACCCCCGACGGCACCGTCCTCAATACCGCTCGCTATGAAGCTGGCAACCCGCAGCAGGCCCGCGTCCAACCATCGTGGTGGCCCGCTCACGCCGACACCATCGACCGACTGATCGAAACCGCTCCGCCCGAACACCTCGAGCCCGCACTCGAGCACGTCGCACGCCAGTTCGGCCTCACCCCGAATGCCGTTCTGGCATCCACAGATCCCGACGTGAACGCGGCGATCATTGAACGACTCGGCGATGCCTGGCCACGATTCGTTGTCGGTTCCGATGCACTCGGGCGCAGCCTCGGCGTTCGACTCCTCGCAGGAGGCACGATCTCGCTCGGTATCGGGCTCGCGGCGGCATTCATTTCCGTGCTCATCGGCACGCTTTACGGCGCCACTGCCGGGTACGCCGGTGGCCGACTTGATGCCATGATGATGCGCATCGTCGATGTGCTCTATGGCCTGCCTTATATTCTGCTCGTCGTCCTCATTGCCGTCGCGGCCGATGGCATGATCGATCGCTTTCAGCGGGCAGCCATCTCGAATCGAACTGCCGATCGCATCAACTATATCGAACGACAGATTGCTATCGAGCCCCAAGCCTCGCCCGATCGCGTGGCACAGTTCGAAGCCGACGCGCTGGCCCGATTCGGCACAGGCGAACTCAGCAATCGGCAGCGCACTCGGATCGATGTGCTCGCACTCCTCCTTGCAATCGGAGGCGTCAGTTGGCTGACCATGGCGCGCGTCGTGCGCGGGCAGGTGCTGAGCCTCAAAGCCCAGCCTTTCGTCGAAGCTGCACGCGCTATCGGCGCGCCGGTCCATTGGATTTTTCTGCGCCACCTGCTCCCGAATCTGCTCGGGCCGATCATTGTGTACACCACCCTCACCGTGCCGCAGGCTATTTTGCAGGAAAGTTTCCTGAGTTTTCTTGGCATCGGGGTCAAGCCTCCGCTCCCAAGTTGGGGAAACCTCGCTGCCGATGGGCTTTCAGAGCTCAATCGCCATCGCAGCCACTGGTGGTTGCTGTTCTTCCCGTGCCTCATGCTCGGCGCGACGCTGCTCGCGCTCAACTTCGTCGGCGAAGGACTGCGCGAGGCCTTCGACCCGCGGAGGGCCAAGCGATGA
- a CDS encoding NfeD family protein: MFDMLMSGYTPIFSLPALVGTLVFGIRALSMLMGGDGELDASANDAGEVDVAGDGSDFAFEVVSIQSIAAFMMGAGWGGLGALKGSGLSLPMSVAIAVVCGIGMVWLLYWLLRGIHELRTNGNISMSDAVGRQAQVYVTVPPAGQGRGQIQVVVKDRLRTMPAVSNGPEMPRNVRVRVISANADNTVVVERDGAHYSEGER, encoded by the coding sequence ATGTTCGACATGCTCATGAGCGGTTATACGCCGATCTTCAGTCTTCCCGCATTGGTGGGGACGCTGGTCTTTGGTATCCGCGCGCTGTCGATGCTGATGGGCGGGGACGGCGAACTGGATGCCTCCGCCAACGATGCCGGCGAAGTGGACGTTGCTGGCGACGGGTCGGACTTTGCGTTCGAAGTCGTTTCGATTCAGTCGATTGCGGCGTTCATGATGGGCGCGGGCTGGGGAGGCCTCGGCGCGCTCAAGGGCAGCGGACTGTCGCTGCCGATGAGCGTGGCCATCGCGGTGGTCTGCGGGATTGGGATGGTCTGGCTGTTGTACTGGCTCCTGCGCGGCATCCATGAACTACGCACAAACGGCAACATTTCGATGAGCGACGCAGTTGGGCGGCAGGCGCAGGTGTATGTGACGGTGCCGCCAGCCGGTCAAGGTCGCGGGCAGATTCAGGTGGTTGTCAAGGATCGTCTGCGGACGATGCCAGCGGTGAGCAATGGGCCCGAGATGCCCCGAAACGTACGAGTCCGCGTGATCAGTGCCAATGCAGACAACACCGTTGTCGTCGAGCGAGATGGTGCACACTATTCTGAGGGGGAACGATGA
- a CDS encoding MarC family protein → MLSNAILLFLIIDPFGLIPVFLGLLKNVPPERRGRVIVRELLIALAILLVFLFLGRHLLGLLHISESALSVAGAIILFLIALPMVFPSIKISFDAESTGEPFIVPLATPMIAGPSALATVLLIGSGDPGAWPSWVGAVILAWLGAGLILLVGDRVAARIGKRGLVALERLMGMLLVAIAVEMFLGGLTHYLESLAPSA, encoded by the coding sequence ATGCTTTCGAACGCCATATTGCTCTTTCTGATCATCGACCCGTTCGGACTGATTCCGGTGTTCCTGGGCCTACTCAAGAATGTGCCTCCGGAGCGCCGCGGACGAGTGATTGTCCGCGAACTGCTGATTGCTCTCGCAATCCTGCTTGTGTTCTTGTTTCTCGGCCGCCATCTGCTCGGGCTGTTGCATATCTCCGAATCGGCGCTCTCAGTTGCGGGCGCGATCATCCTGTTCCTGATTGCGTTGCCGATGGTGTTTCCTTCGATCAAGATCAGTTTCGACGCAGAATCAACGGGCGAGCCTTTCATCGTGCCGCTCGCGACACCGATGATTGCAGGGCCTTCGGCTTTGGCGACGGTGCTGCTGATCGGCAGTGGCGATCCCGGCGCGTGGCCTTCGTGGGTCGGCGCGGTGATCCTCGCGTGGTTGGGGGCTGGTCTGATCCTGCTCGTAGGCGATCGCGTGGCAGCCCGCATCGGCAAGCGAGGTCTCGTTGCACTCGAGCGGCTCATGGGCATGCTGCTCGTCGCGATCGCAGTCGAGATGTTTCTTGGTGGCCTGACCCACTATCTCGAATCACTCGCACCCAGCGCCTGA
- a CDS encoding thioredoxin family protein: MQFNTLHIGDLAPRFALPSTDGRTVSLDSFSGPFVVFFTCNHCPYVVNSDESTRAIAEKFAQVPFIAINSNSASTYREDDFDHMVDRMAEHRFPWIYLHDVTQDIARAYGALRTPHFFVFDRARRLVYKGRAIDTPRDPSKSTTHELEDALADLVAGVPVRQPITLPVGCNVKWDGKDAHWMPPEACDVS, translated from the coding sequence ATGCAGTTCAACACACTTCATATCGGTGATCTTGCTCCGCGATTCGCCCTCCCTTCGACCGACGGGAGAACAGTCTCGCTCGATTCATTCAGTGGCCCGTTTGTCGTGTTTTTCACATGCAACCACTGTCCGTATGTCGTCAACTCCGACGAATCGACAAGGGCGATCGCTGAGAAGTTCGCACAGGTTCCGTTTATCGCGATCAATAGCAACAGTGCTAGCACATATCGCGAGGATGACTTCGATCACATGGTCGATCGCATGGCTGAGCATCGCTTTCCATGGATCTACCTGCACGACGTCACGCAGGACATCGCCCGGGCCTATGGCGCGTTGCGCACGCCCCACTTTTTCGTCTTCGACCGCGCGAGGCGGCTGGTGTACAAGGGTCGGGCAATCGACACGCCACGAGACCCATCCAAATCCACAACGCACGAACTCGAGGATGCGCTGGCCGACCTCGTCGCGGGGGTACCCGTTCGCCAGCCCATCACATTACCTGTCGGGTGCAATGTCAAATGGGACGGCAAGGATGCACACTGGATGCCCCCCGAGGCGTGCGACGTGAGTTGA